In Clarias gariepinus isolate MV-2021 ecotype Netherlands chromosome 1, CGAR_prim_01v2, whole genome shotgun sequence, one DNA window encodes the following:
- the LOC128523635 gene encoding zinc finger protein 585A-like, whose protein sequence is MNSQEETQSDLHHCLECGKSFSQEKDLTAHQLIHKQDKQHQCSQCGKGFNYKCLLQQHQRTHTGEKPYQCSQCGKSFTQGKYLTAHQLIHSQEKPHQCSKCGKSFIFKHRLQKHQLTHTREKPHKCSQCGKSFASMRDLKSHEYVHTGEKLHQCSQCEKRFFQEKDLAAHQRIHRLDKPHQCSQCGKSFIHKYRLQEHHRTHTGEKPHQCSQCGKSFANMRNLKAHEYIHTEEKPHQCSQCGKSFVYLRNLKAHQRIHEGENPYLCSLCGKGFINKSHFQQHQQIHTGDKPYHCSPCGKSFNQNDSLQQHPRIHTGDKPYHCSQCGKSFTQKGSLLQHQRIHTGENPYHCSQCGKSFTQKSCLLQHQLIHTGEKPYFCSECGKSFSNLSNFRRHQRIHTGEKPYHCSQCGKSFIQKGCLLQHQRIHTGEKPYYCSVCGKSFSNFSNFQHHQRIHTGEKPYYCSVCGKNFTQNSYLKTHFRTHIVGRGKRFSQASCP, encoded by the coding sequence ATGAATAGTCAAGAAGAAACTCAGTCGGACCTTCACCACTGCTtagagtgtggaaagagttttagtcAAGAGAAGGATCTCACAGCACACCAGCTCATCCACaaacaagacaaacaacatcagtgctcacagtgtggaaagggtTTCAATTATAAATGTCTTCTCCAACAACATCAGCGCACtcatacaggagagaagccgtatcagtgctcacagtgtggaaagagttttactcaAGGGAAGTATCTCACAGCACACCAGCTCATCCACAGCCAAGAAAAACCACATCAGTGCTCaaagtgtggaaagagtttcatttttaaacatcgtCTCCAGAAACACCAGCTCACTCATACTCGAGAGAAGCCGCATAAGTGCTcccagtgtggaaagagttttgctAGCATGAGAGATTTGAAATCACACGAGTACGTCCATACAGGAGAGAAGCTgcatcagtgctcacagtgtgaaaAGAGGTTTTTTCAAGAGAAGGATCTCGCAGCACACCAGCGCATCCACAGACTAGACAAGCcacatcagtgctcacagtgtggaaagagtttcatTCATAAATAtcgtctccaagaacatcatcgcactcatacaggagagaagccgcatcagtgctcacagtgcgGAAAGAGTTTTGCTAACATGAGAAATTTGAAAGCACATGAGTATATCCATACAGAAGAGAAGCcacatcagtgctcacagtgtgggaagagttttgtTTACTTGAGAAATTTGAAAGCACACCAACGCATCCATGAAGGAGAAAACCCATATCTGTGCTCACTGTGTGGAAAGGGTTTTATTAACAAAAGTCATTTTCAACAGCATCAACAGATTCACACTGGAGACAAACCGTATCACTGTTCACcatgtggaaagagttttaatcAAAATGATTCTCTCCAGCAACATCctcgcattcacactggagacaaACCGTATCATTGTTctcagtgtgggaagagttttactcaaAAGGGCTCTCTTCTGCAACATCAGCGTATTCACACTGGAGAAAACCCGTATCATTGTTctcagtgtgggaagagttttactcaaAAGAGCTGTCTTCTGCAACATCAGCTTATTCACACTGGGGAGAAGCCATATTTTTGCtcagagtgtgggaagagttttagtAATTTGAGCAATTTCCGGCGACATCAGCGTATTCACACTGGCGAAAAACCGTATCATTGTTctcagtgtgggaagagtttcaTTCAAAAGGGCTGTCTTCTGCAACATCAGCGTATTCACACTGGGGAGAAGCCATATTATTGCTCAgtgtgtgggaagagttttagtaatttcagcaatttccaacaccaccagcgcattcacactggagagaagccgtattacTGCTCTGTGTGTGGAAAGAATTTTACTCAAAACAGCTATTTAAAAACCCATTTTCGCACGCATATTGTAGGGAGAGGGAAAAGGTTTTCTCAAGCTTCATGTCCTTGA